In Thamnophis elegans isolate rThaEle1 chromosome 13, rThaEle1.pri, whole genome shotgun sequence, one DNA window encodes the following:
- the LOC116516422 gene encoding A disintegrin and metalloproteinase with thrombospondin motifs 15-like produces the protein MPPLWRGSFWLCLALLPGLGAPMPSEIVTPIRLDPDLNGRQYFQRGDEDPPQQGTIFQITAFREDFYLNLSPDAQFLAPAFATRYLGAPRRDEPRDLRRCFYSGDVNSDRDSFAALSLCGGLTGAFGYRGAEYLISPVRNASAGGQALRNSQGAHLLQRRSAPRHAAATSRCGVDSASHPALAQALERYKGSGPGGGKPGQNETMPSGLRKSGRAKRFVSIPRYVETLVVADESMVKFHGDDLQHYLLTLMATAARLYRHPASRTPSTWPWSSSWSSGKTTRGPK, from the coding sequence ATGCCGCCTCTCTGGCGGGGTTCCTTCTGGCTGTGCCTGGCCCTATTGCCCGGCCTGGGCGCGCCGATGCCGTCGGAGATCGTGACTCCCATCCGCCTGGACCCGGATCTCAACGGGCGCCAGTATTTCCAGCGAGGGGACGAGGATCCCCCGCAGCAAGGGACCATCTTCCAGATCACCGCCTTCCGAGAGGATTTCTACCTGAACCTGAGCCCCGATGCCCAGTTCCTGGCTCCCGCCTTCGCCACCCGCTACCTGGGCGCCCCGCGGAGGGATGAGCCCCGGGACCTGCGCCGCTGCTTCTACTCCGGCGACGTCAACTCGGATCGGGACTCCTTCGCCGCCCTGAGCCTCTGCGGTGGGCTGACCGGCGCCTTCGGCTACCGCGGGGCCGAGTATCTCATCAGCCCGGTGCGCAACGCCAGCGCCGGCGGGCAGGCGCTGCGCAACAGCCAAGGGGCGCACCTGTTGCAGCGGCGGAGCGCGCCTCGCCACGCCGCGGCCACCTCTCGCTGCGGGGTAGATTCCGCCTCCCACCCGGCTTTGGCGCAAGCCCTGGAGAGATACAAGGGCTCCGGGCCCGGGGGAGGCAAGCCGGGCCAGAACGAGACGATGCCGTCGGGGCTCAGGAAGAGCGGCCGCGCCAAGCGCTTCGTCTCCATCCCCAGGTACGTGGAGACGCTGGTGGTGGCCGACGAGTCCATGGTCAAGTTCCACGGCGACGACCTCCAGCACTACCTGCTGACTCTCATGGCTACGGCCGCCCGGCTCTACCGGCACCCAGCATCCAGAACCCCATCCACCTGGCCGTGGTCCAGTTCATGGTCATCGGGCAAGACGACAAGGGGCCCAAAGTGA